A region from the Ictalurus punctatus breed USDA103 chromosome 25, Coco_2.0, whole genome shotgun sequence genome encodes:
- the rhov gene encoding rho-related GTP-binding protein RhoV: MPPQMDYFYQEARVPPVCLEQGHEHEHAPESDPEPDPEPVISCMLVGDGAVGKTSMIISYTNNGYPTDYKQTAFDVFSGQVQVDGAPVRIQLMDTAGQEEFDGFRSLSYAHTDVFLLCFSVVNPTSFQNITKKWIPEIRSCNPTSPIILVGTQSDLLLDVNVLIDLDRYKVKPVLGSRARSLAEKIRATEYVECSALTQKNLKEAFDAAIFAAIKHKARKAKKMRLSDRRAKAFSKCGWKKFFCFI, translated from the exons ATGCCACCCCAAATGGATTATTTCTACCAAGAGGCGCGAGTTCCGCCGGTGTGTCTGGAGCAGGGGCACGAGCACGAGCACGCGCCGGAGTCGGACCCGGAGCCGGACCCGGAGCCGGTGATCAGCTGCATGCTGGTGGGAGATGGAGCTGTGGGTAAAACCAGCATGATCATCAGCTACACCAACAACGGATACCCCACTGACTACAAACAGACCGCTTTCGATGTGTTTTCAG gACAAGTCCAGGTTGATGGAGCACCTGTCCGGATCCAACTGATGGACACAGCTGGACAG GAGGAGTTCGACGGCTTCCGCTCTCTGTCCTACGCCCACACGGACGTCTTCCTGCTGTGCTTCAGCGTCGTCAACCCGACGTCCTTCCAAAACATCACGAAGAAATGGATCCCCGAGATCCGCTCGTGCAACCCGACGTCTCCCATCATCCTGGTCGGGACTCAGTCCGACCTCCTGCTGGACGTCAACGTTCTGATCGACCTGGACCGGTACAAGGTGAAGCCCGTGCTCGGGTCTCGGGCTCGGAGCCTGGCCGAGAAGATCCGTGCTACGGAGTACGTGGAGTGCTCGGCTCTGACGCAGAAGAACTTGAAGGAGGCTTTTGACGCCGCCATTTTCGCAGCCATCAAACACAAGGCCAGGAAAGCCAAGAAGATGAGACTGTCGGACAGGCGCGCGAAAGCTTTTTCCAAATGCGGCTGGAAGAAATTCTTCTGCTTCATCTGA